CTTTTTGACTTTTCGTTTCTCTGCCATATCTTGTTATGAATATGAACCGTGTGTTCTGTCAAGAGAAGACATGTTTTTCGCCGGGATTTCCGTGTGAGTTCCGGTCCGGTTTTCCTTGACCCCTGGGGGTAATTTCCCTATAAGTTGTTTACATCTTCCAAACACTTGCAAAAACGAGGAGTTAATATGGCTTGGGACTGGGAAAAACTGAAAGAACAGCAAAACAAGCGCAAACCGCAACCGCCCCCGCCTCCCGGACAGGGCGGCGGAGGCGGTGGACCGGAGCCTCCCAACTGGGAGGAGATCCTGGACAAATTCAAAGGGACCAAACTGCCGGACATGTGGTGGCTGATCGTCATTCTGGCGGTTATCGTGGGCGTGGCCGCCAGCAGCATGTATACGGTTGGGACCAATGAAGAGGCCGTGGTTCAGCGCTTTGGCGAACATGTGAGAACCACAGGCCCCGGCCTGAACTTCAAATTTCCCTTCAACATTGAAACCGTCAGGCTTGTTCCCGTGGACCGGCGCGAGACCGCCAAGTTCGGAATTGACGAGACGCCGGATAGAGACAGCTCCCGCTTTCAAGGACGGGAATCGGACACGGCCAGCGTGTCGTTAATGCTGACCGGCGATCTGAACGTGGCCCTGGTCCCCTGGAGCGTCCAGTACAGGATCAAGGACTCGTACAATTATTGCTTTAAGGTCGCCAATCCGGAAAGCACCCTGGAGGACCTGTCCGAAGCCACCATGCGCCTTGTGGTGGGGGACAGCAGCGTGGATGAAGTTTTGACGGAGCGCAGCACGATAGCACAGGAATTCAAAACCTTGCTGCAAAAGGAACTGGATGAAGCGGAAACCGGCCTGGAAGTGACTGCGGTCAACCTGGAAAAAACCATGGTGCCCTTGCCGGTCCAGCCTTCTTACAATGAAGAAAACCGGGCCGACCAGGAAAGGGAAAAAATCATCCTGCAGGCCAGGGAGGAATACAACAAAGCCATTCCCGCCGCCAGGGGCGAGGCCGAACGGATCATACGGTCTGCGGAAGGCTATGAACTGGATCGGGTCAACAGTGCAGAGGGCGATGCCAACCGCTTTTTAAGCCTTTATGAAGAATACAAGAAGGCCCCGGAGGTGACGCGCAGACGTTTGTACCTGGAGGCTATCGGGGAAGTCCTGCCCGGCATGGGGGACAAGTATATCGTGGATTCGGACCAGAAAAACCTGCTTCCTTTCCTGAACCTTTCCGATCAAAAGGAGGCGATAAAATAATGAAACAAGTCATTGTCGTTATACTCATAATCGCCGCCGTGGTCGTTTATAGCTGCGCCTATACCGTAGATGAAACCGAGCAGGTGATTATCACCTGGTTCGGGCGTCCCGTTGGCGACACCATTACGGATCCGGGAATTCACTTCAAACTGCCCTGGCCTTTGCACCAAGCCGTGCATTTCCCCAAAAACCTGCAGGAATGGGACGGGGATGCGGACAAAATCAACACGGACGACAAAAAGCTCCTTTGGGTGGATACTTTCGCCCGCTGGAAGATCATCGATCCTCTGAAATTCTACAAGTTGACCAACGTGCAGGGTTTGAGCGACAAAGCCAGGATCGATAAGGCCAAAATAAAAATTTCGGAAATCATCAACGCCAAGGTTAGGGATGAAATAACCAATAATTCCTTGATCGAAACCGTGCGCATGACCAATCGGAAAATTATGGTGGCCAGCCAAACCGCCGCGGATCAGGAAAAGGCGGCGTACAAGGAAAGCGCCGAAACCGGCGACGACGCGATTTCCGTAGTTTTTGAAGACGCCCGGTCTCTGGGCGAGGTGAAGCTGGGCCGGTCGGAAGTCATGCGCCGCGTCAAGGATCAAGTCAATGTGGATCTGGCGGATTTCGGCATTGAAGTGTTGGACGTCAAAATCAAGCGGGTCAATTACACCAAGGACGTGCGTGATGAAGCCTATCAACGGATGATCGCCGAACGTAAGCAAAAGGCGGAAAAAATCCGGTCCGAGGGCCGGGGCAGCGCAAACCGCATCAAGGGCGACATGGAAAAGGAGCTGCAGCGCATCAATTCCGAGGCTTACAAGACGGCTCAGGAAATCAAGGGCCGGGCCGACGCGAAAGCCACGGCCATTTACGCCAAGGCCTACGGCGAGGATCCGGAATTTTATTCCTTTATGAAAACCCTGGATACCTATAAAGTAACCTTGAAGAAGGACAGCAGCATCGTGCTATCCACGGATTCGGAATTCCTCAAGTACTTTAAAGGATCCGGGGAATAGGCCCACCCGGCCTATACCGGAAACGACTCAAGGCGCTTCGCCAAATGCGGCGGAGCGCCTTTTTTTTTGTGCGTTAGTTGCGGTTTATGCTTCGCGCTCCCTGTACGGGTTGATGCTCAGCACCGGCACAGGGCAGGTCTTGACGACTTTTTCAGCCACACTGCCGAAAAAGACTTTTTCCAGTCCCTTGCGGCCGTGGGTTCCCACGATCACCAGGTCCATTTTTTCCTTATTCACGTAGTTCACGATTTCTTCGGAGGCGTCGCCCAGGACCACGGAGGCCTTTACCGTGGGCAGCGAGGAAAAATTCTCGGCGGTGAACTCCTCCAAACGCTTTTCGGCGCCGGCGATCATTTCCTGCTCCAGCTTGCTGATGGAAAGATCCGGCACGTACAAGGCCGTAAAATGCTCCAAAACGCGAACCACGAAAAGCAGGTGGACTTCCGCCTCGTGCTTCGTGGCCATTTCAATAATAAACGGGGCCATTTTCGGGGACACGTCGGACAAGTCAATAGGACACAGGATTTTCTTGAACATAAGCACTCTCCTTATCTAAATATAACGCCGCGTTAGATTTGAACCTTCCACATGTGTTCTCCCGGTCCGAGCAGGCATCGCCCTCTCGGATGATTTGATTATATCCCTCTTATTAATCTTTCTTCAACTTATAATATGGACCCTGCTGATATAAAATCAAGGCGGCCAGGCCGGTCTTGGATATTTTTCTTGACTAATTGCGTCAAGTAAGCGAATTTCAGGGATGTTCACTTATTGAACACAGAGGCGCCAAGGCCTTGTCTTTGTTAACCTCAATGAATTGCAGACCATGGACACCCAGGACATACGGACCTTAAAAATTCTGGAGGAGATCGAAAACGGACAGGCGCCCAGCCAAAGGGACCTTGCCGGCAAGCTGGACGTCTCTTTAGGGCTGGTCAACTCCTTTATCAAACGGCTGACTCAAAAGGGGTATTTTAAGGTCACGACGATTCCCAGAAATCGGGTGAAGTACATT
The sequence above is drawn from the Desulfatibacillum aliphaticivorans DSM 15576 genome and encodes:
- the hflK gene encoding FtsH protease activity modulator HflK, with protein sequence MAWDWEKLKEQQNKRKPQPPPPPGQGGGGGGPEPPNWEEILDKFKGTKLPDMWWLIVILAVIVGVAASSMYTVGTNEEAVVQRFGEHVRTTGPGLNFKFPFNIETVRLVPVDRRETAKFGIDETPDRDSSRFQGRESDTASVSLMLTGDLNVALVPWSVQYRIKDSYNYCFKVANPESTLEDLSEATMRLVVGDSSVDEVLTERSTIAQEFKTLLQKELDEAETGLEVTAVNLEKTMVPLPVQPSYNEENRADQEREKIILQAREEYNKAIPAARGEAERIIRSAEGYELDRVNSAEGDANRFLSLYEEYKKAPEVTRRRLYLEAIGEVLPGMGDKYIVDSDQKNLLPFLNLSDQKEAIK
- a CDS encoding universal stress protein; protein product: MFKKILCPIDLSDVSPKMAPFIIEMATKHEAEVHLLFVVRVLEHFTALYVPDLSISKLEQEMIAGAEKRLEEFTAENFSSLPTVKASVVLGDASEEIVNYVNKEKMDLVIVGTHGRKGLEKVFFGSVAEKVVKTCPVPVLSINPYREREA
- the hflC gene encoding protease modulator HflC, with translation MKQVIVVILIIAAVVVYSCAYTVDETEQVIITWFGRPVGDTITDPGIHFKLPWPLHQAVHFPKNLQEWDGDADKINTDDKKLLWVDTFARWKIIDPLKFYKLTNVQGLSDKARIDKAKIKISEIINAKVRDEITNNSLIETVRMTNRKIMVASQTAADQEKAAYKESAETGDDAISVVFEDARSLGEVKLGRSEVMRRVKDQVNVDLADFGIEVLDVKIKRVNYTKDVRDEAYQRMIAERKQKAEKIRSEGRGSANRIKGDMEKELQRINSEAYKTAQEIKGRADAKATAIYAKAYGEDPEFYSFMKTLDTYKVTLKKDSSIVLSTDSEFLKYFKGSGE